The following are encoded together in the Rhinopithecus roxellana isolate Shanxi Qingling chromosome 5, ASM756505v1, whole genome shotgun sequence genome:
- the LOC115897634 gene encoding cytosolic phospholipase A2 zeta-like, protein MLWALWPRWLAGKMLPLLGAVLLQKREKRGPLWRHWRPETHPYYDLQVKVLRATNIRGTDLLSKADCYVQLWLPTASPSPAQTRTVANCSDPEWNETFHYQIHGAVKNVLELTLYDKDILDSDQLSLLLFDLRSLKCGQPHRHTFPLNHQDSQELQVEFALEKSQVPASEIITNGVLVAHPCLRIQGTLRGDGTAPREEYGSWQLLLTVPGAYEKPQLLPLQPPTEPGLQPTFIFHVSPVLSSRLHVELMEQLSAVQSDPRAELEAQTSKLGQGGVLLSSLPLGQEEQCSVALGEGWGCCVFQEVALSVKVEMSSGDLDLRLGFDLCNGEQEFLDRRKQVVAKAPQQVLGLSEAPDSGQVPVVAVLGSGGGTRAMSSLYGSLAGLQELGLLDTVTYLSGVSGSTWCISTLYRDPAWSQVALQGPIERAQVHVCSSKMGALSTERLQYYTQELGLQEHSGHSMSLVDLWGLLVEYFLYQEENPAKLSDQQEAVRQGQNPYPIYTSVNVRTNMSGEDFAEWCEFTPYEVGFPKYGAYVPTELFGSELFMGRLLQLQPEPRICYLQGVWGSAFATSLDEIFLKTAGSGLSFLEWSRGSVNITDEDNCQKPQPHNPSRLRTRLLTPQGPFSQAVLDIFTSRLTSAQSFNFTRGLCLRKDYVAGREFVAWKDTHPDAFPNQLTPMRDCLYLVDGGFAINSPFPLALRPQRAVDLILSFDYSLEAPFEVLKMTEKYCLDRGIPFPSIEVGPEDMEEARECYLFAKTEDPRSPIVLHFPLVNHTFRTHLAPGVERQTAEEKAFGDFVINRPDTPYGMMNFTYEPQDFDRLMALSRYNVLNNVETLKAHPRHRSTSEGPGSQPRG, encoded by the exons ATGCTCTGGGCACTCTGGCCAAGGTGGCTGGCAGGCAAGATGCTGCCCCTCCTGGGGGCGGTGCTGcttcagaagagagagaagaggggccCTCTGTGGAGGCACTGGCGG CCGGAAACCCACCCATACTATGACCTCCAGGTGAAGGTGCTGAGGGCCACAAACATCCGGGGTACAGACCTGC TGTCCAAAGCCGACTGCTACGTGCAACTGTGGCTGCCCACGGcatcccccagccctgcccagacTAGGACAGTGGCCAACTGCAGTGACCCCGAGTGGAATGAGACTTTCCACTACCAGATCCATGGTGCTGTGAAG AATGTTCTGGAGCTCACTCTCTATGACAAGGACATCCTGGACAGCGACCAGCTCTCCCTGCTCCTGTTTGACCTGAGGAGCCTCAAGTGTGGccaacctcacagacacaccttcCCACTCAACCACCAG GATTCACAAGAGCTGCAGGTGGAATTTGCTCTGGAGAAGAG CCAGGTGCCTGCATCTGAAATCATCACCAACGGGGTTCTGGTG GCTCACCCCTGTCTAAGAATCCAGGGCACACTCCGGGGAGATGGGACAGCCCCACGGGAAGAGTACG GCTCTTGGCAGCTCCTGCTGACAGTGCCTGGGGCCTACGAGAAGCCACAGCTCTTGCCCCTGCAGCCTCCCACAGAGCCAGGCCTCCAACCCACCTTTATCTTCCACGTGAGCCCAGTGCTGAGCTCCAGGCTACACGTGGAGCTGATGGAGCAGCTCTCAGCTGTGCAG AGCGACCCCAGGGCGGAGCTGGAGGCTCAGACCAGCAAGCTGGGCCAGGGGGGCGTCCTGCTCTCCTCTTTGCCCCTAGGCCAGGAGGAACAGTGTTCTGTGGCCCTGGGGGAG GGTTGGGGCTGCTGTGTCTTTCAGGAGGTGGCTCTGAGTGTGAAGGTGGAAATGAG CTCCGGGGACCTAGACCTACGCCTTGGCTTTGACCTCTGCAACGGGGAGCAGGAGTTTCTGGACAGGAGGAAGCAGGTCGTGGCCAAGGCCCCGCAGCAGGTGCTGGGATTGAGTGAGGCTCCGGACAGTGGCCAG GTTCCTGTAGTGGCTGTGTTGGGTTCCGGGGGTGGAACCCGAGCCATGTCTTCTCTGTACGGCAGCCTGGCAGGGTTGCAGGAGCTCGGCCTGCTAGACACTGTGACCTACCTGAGTGGGGTCTCTGGGTCCACCTG GTGCATCTCCACACTCTACAGGGACCCAGCCTGGTCCCAGGTGGCCTTGCAGGGCCCCATTGAGCGTGCCCAGGTTCACGTCTGCAGCAGTAAGATGGGAGCTTTGTCCACGGAGCGGCTACAGTACTACACTCAGGAACTGGGGCTCCAGGAGCACAGTGGCCACAGCATGTCCCTCGTCGACCTCTGGGGCCTCCTTGTGGAGTATTTCCTGTACCAGGAG GAGAACCCTGCCAAGCTGTCTGACCAACAGGAGGCGGTCCGCCAGGGTCAGAACCCTTACCCCATTTACACCAGCGTCAACGTCCGCACCAACATGAGTGGGGAAGATTTTGCAG AGTGGTGCGAGTTCACGCCCTACGAGGTTGGCTTCCCCAAGTACGGGGCTTATGTTCCCACCGAGCTCTTTGGCTCAGAGCTTTTCATGGGACGATTGCTGCAGCTCCAGCCCGAGCCCCGGATCTGCTACCTGCAAG GTGTGTGGGGCAGCGCCTTTGCCACCAGCCTGGATGAAATCTTCCTAAAGACTGCGGGCtcgggcctcagcttcctggagTGGTCCAGAGGCAGTGTGAATATCACAGATGAGG ATAACTGCCAGAAGCCTCAGCCGCACAACCCATCGAGGCTGCGAACAAGACTCCTTACCCCGCAGGGGCCCTTCTCCCAGGCTGTGCTGGACATATTCACCTCCCGCCTCACTTCTGCCCAAAGCTTTAACTTCACCCGGGGTCTCTGCTTGCGCAAGGACTATGTGGCTGGCAGAGAGTTCGTGGCCTGGAAAG ACACACACCCAGACGCCTTCCCCAACCAGCTCACCCCGATGCGGGACTGCCTGTACCTGGTGGACGGAGGCTTTGCCATCAACTCTCCGTTCCCACTGGCTCTGCGACCTCAGAGAGCGGTGGACCTCATTCTGTCCTTTGACTATTCCTTGGAAGCTCCTTTTGAG GTCTTGAAGATGACAGAGAAGTACTGCCTGGACCGGGGAATCCCCTTCCCTAGCATTGAGGTGGGCCCTGAAGACATGGAGGAGGCTCGTGAGTGCTATCTGTTTGCCAAGACTGAGGACCCCCGCTCCCCCATCGTGCTGCACTTCCCCCTTGTCAACCATACCTTCCGCACACACCTGGCCCCAG gtgtggagcgACAAACAGCTGAGGAGAAGGCCTTTGGGGACTTTGTCATCAATAGGCCAGACACCCCCTATGGCATGATGAACTTCACCTACGAGCCCCAGGACTTTGATCGGCTGATGGCCCTGAGTCGATACAATGTTCTGAACAACGTGGAGACCTTGAA GGCCCACCCCAGACACAGAAGCACCTCAGAGGGCCCAGGTTCTCAGCCCAGGGGCTGA